Proteins co-encoded in one Armatimonadota bacterium genomic window:
- a CDS encoding dihydrolipoyl dehydrogenase produces MPQPEVRDAAIMEPPVKTAEPLAEVEQLLERAAQMDQSLPQQEAQPQMRRSEPFDVDVTFIGAGPGGYVGAIRAAQLGGRVVCVEKEYLGGCCLNWGCIPTKAMIAGVERYQQIKHADIFGISTGEVSIDFAKLMAHKDKVVSTLRNGIASLFKKNGVRHMEGTGRIAGHHTVEVLKPDGSTETIRTRAIVIATGSAPVRLPIPGLEGEGIWTSDHAVSAKEVPPRIVIIGAGAIGCEFGYIYNGLGSKVTVVEILPQILPNEDADIAAELQRSLTRQGIRFLLNSRVTEVKHGKNGIKQVVVQTEKGEESIECEVVLVAVGRRAVLDGLGLETVNIKTHEKGIAVNDRMETSVPDIYAIGDVTGRIQLAHVASMEGIVAASNAMGQERRMNYRAVPSCVYTVPEVASVGLTEKQAREQGYEVRVGKYAFRGLGKAMAMGEREGLVKVVTEARYGEILGVHIVGPHATDLIGEPVTAIQLESTIEEMTHTIHAHPTLTEALLEAYEDTERMAIHK; encoded by the coding sequence ATGCCACAACCCGAGGTACGAGATGCTGCCATTATGGAGCCGCCAGTGAAGACGGCAGAGCCTCTTGCTGAAGTTGAGCAGTTGCTGGAACGCGCCGCGCAGATGGACCAATCCCTTCCCCAACAGGAGGCTCAACCGCAGATGCGACGCTCCGAACCGTTTGATGTGGACGTCACGTTCATCGGTGCAGGACCGGGCGGATATGTGGGGGCTATTCGCGCCGCGCAGCTGGGCGGGCGCGTGGTGTGTGTGGAGAAAGAGTATCTGGGCGGGTGTTGTCTGAATTGGGGATGCATTCCGACCAAGGCGATGATCGCCGGCGTGGAACGCTATCAACAGATCAAACATGCCGACATATTTGGCATCAGCACCGGCGAGGTGAGCATCGACTTTGCGAAGCTGATGGCGCACAAAGACAAGGTGGTCTCCACCCTGCGCAACGGAATCGCCAGCCTGTTCAAAAAGAATGGTGTCCGTCACATGGAAGGCACAGGGCGCATCGCCGGACACCACACGGTGGAGGTGCTGAAACCAGACGGCTCGACGGAAACCATTCGCACCCGTGCGATCGTGATCGCTACCGGCTCCGCACCGGTGAGATTGCCCATCCCTGGATTGGAGGGCGAGGGCATCTGGACGAGCGACCATGCGGTATCGGCGAAAGAGGTTCCGCCTCGCATAGTGATTATCGGTGCCGGGGCGATCGGATGCGAGTTCGGCTACATCTACAATGGACTGGGCTCCAAAGTGACGGTCGTGGAGATTCTGCCCCAGATTCTGCCCAACGAAGACGCGGACATCGCTGCCGAGCTACAGCGCAGTCTGACAAGGCAGGGCATCCGATTCCTGCTGAACTCGCGCGTGACAGAGGTGAAACACGGCAAAAACGGCATCAAACAGGTCGTCGTGCAGACCGAGAAGGGCGAAGAGAGCATCGAGTGCGAGGTGGTGCTGGTGGCAGTCGGTCGCCGCGCGGTGCTGGATGGGTTGGGGCTGGAAACGGTGAACATCAAGACGCACGAGAAAGGCATCGCCGTCAACGACAGGATGGAGACCAGTGTGCCGGACATCTACGCCATCGGTGATGTGACAGGACGCATCCAGCTGGCGCACGTGGCGTCGATGGAGGGCATCGTGGCGGCGAGCAACGCAATGGGACAGGAGCGTCGCATGAACTATCGTGCCGTGCCCAGCTGCGTGTACACCGTGCCGGAAGTGGCTTCGGTTGGGCTCACTGAGAAGCAGGCACGCGAGCAGGGATACGAGGTGCGCGTGGGTAAATACGCCTTTCGTGGGCTGGGCAAAGCGATGGCGATGGGTGAACGCGAAGGGCTGGTTAAAGTGGTTACCGAGGCGCGCTACGGTGAGATCCTGGGCGTACATATCGTGGGACCCCACGCCACCGACCTCATCGGCGAGCCGGTGACCGCCATCCAGCTGGAGAGCACCATCGAGGAGATGACCCATACCATTCACGCCCACCCGACCCTTACCGAAGCGCTGCTGGAAGCTTACGAAGACACCGAGAGGATGGCCATTCACAAGTGA
- a CDS encoding peptidase S16 has translation MEPLVTLPLFPLHAVLFPGMPLPLYVFEERYRQMMRMVLEQDRQFGVVLIREGKEVGGPAVPYQWGTVARITALQNLPDGSMNLWTVGEQRFRIVQITQSEPFMVAKVMLLPDVCDGCEHRILPIVHRATDRLEQYVRLLFSPEGGKHFVIELPNNPRVLANTIGAILQVPLVQKQKLLEIDDVVQRLEAGLVLLEEEIDSLLLKATERAGGRAVQPFRPEQKVVSRN, from the coding sequence ATGGAACCGCTGGTAACGTTGCCGCTGTTTCCGTTGCATGCTGTCCTGTTTCCGGGGATGCCTTTGCCCCTATATGTCTTTGAAGAACGCTACCGCCAGATGATGCGTATGGTACTGGAGCAAGACCGGCAGTTTGGGGTAGTGCTCATCCGGGAAGGCAAGGAAGTAGGCGGACCGGCGGTACCCTATCAGTGGGGTACTGTCGCCCGCATCACCGCACTGCAGAATCTGCCCGATGGCAGCATGAACCTGTGGACAGTGGGCGAGCAACGTTTTCGCATTGTGCAAATCACGCAGTCTGAACCTTTTATGGTGGCGAAGGTGATGCTTCTGCCCGATGTCTGTGACGGTTGTGAGCACCGCATCCTGCCAATCGTACATCGTGCGACCGACCGTCTGGAACAGTACGTGCGTTTGCTTTTCAGCCCCGAAGGCGGTAAGCATTTTGTGATAGAGCTCCCCAATAATCCCCGTGTGCTGGCGAACACGATTGGCGCCATCCTTCAGGTTCCGCTGGTGCAGAAGCAGAAGCTTCTGGAGATAGACGATGTGGTACAACGGTTAGAGGCGGGGCTGGTCTTGCTGGAGGAGGAGATTGACAGCCTGCTCCTGAAAGCTACCGAGCGAGCGGGTGGTAGAGCGGTGCAGCCTTTCCGCCCCGAGCAGAAGGTGGTTTCGCGCAATTAG
- a CDS encoding histidinol phosphate phosphatase has translation MGWNNRAEYTRVDYQVHTFLSHDGRATMLEHCARAMALGLDEIGFSEHKDFDPNDPVVEYFDYDLFMDDIVYVRDLFRGRLRIRAGVEIDYQQWFEPDVRVWLSQYPFDYVLGCVHYVDARMLMTDEYVERFPTAREAYTRYYEEVLHSVESGLIDIVGHLEYAKRRGVPRFGTFDPQPYRDLLFTLFDLMVEKGTVLEINTAGLRQDARDFYPCRQTLEWYYERGGRLITFGSDAHHPDELAHCLLDAVRMAWDIGFREVAVFEKRQMSLVPLCKGRK, from the coding sequence ATGGGATGGAATAACAGGGCAGAATATACGCGGGTGGATTATCAGGTGCACACCTTCCTGTCGCACGATGGACGCGCGACGATGCTGGAACACTGCGCCCGCGCGATGGCTCTGGGGCTGGACGAAATCGGCTTCAGCGAACACAAAGACTTTGACCCCAACGACCCTGTGGTGGAATACTTCGACTATGACCTGTTTATGGATGACATCGTCTACGTGCGCGACCTGTTCCGGGGGCGACTGCGCATCCGTGCCGGCGTAGAGATAGATTATCAGCAGTGGTTCGAGCCCGACGTGCGTGTGTGGCTCAGCCAGTATCCCTTTGACTACGTACTGGGGTGCGTGCATTACGTGGATGCGCGGATGCTGATGACCGATGAATACGTGGAGCGTTTTCCTACCGCTCGCGAGGCATACACCCGCTACTATGAGGAAGTGCTGCACTCGGTGGAAAGCGGTTTGATTGACATCGTGGGGCATCTGGAGTACGCCAAACGGCGTGGTGTGCCTCGCTTTGGCACCTTTGACCCCCAGCCTTATCGTGACCTGCTGTTCACGCTGTTCGACCTGATGGTGGAGAAGGGCACGGTGCTGGAGATAAACACCGCCGGTCTGCGACAGGACGCCCGCGACTTTTACCCCTGCCGACAAACGTTAGAGTGGTACTATGAACGCGGTGGCAGGCTCATCACCTTCGGCTCGGACGCCCACCACCCCGACGAGTTAGCGCACTGCCTACTGGACGCAGTGCGTATGGCGTGGGACATCGGTTTCCGCGAGGTGGCGGTGTTCGAGAAACGACAGATGAGCTTGGTGCCGCTGTGTAAGGGGAGGAAGTAG
- a CDS encoding glycosyl transferase: MRFDYLYTLLGPLGVWQHANLRTPAPEHGYSIDDQARALIVATLAKEQMPAALHGALCDRCMRYIRSAFLPNGRVRNFRSAQGQWLEPVGSDDALGRTLWSLYLWARHHPSDLGARHMIRRMERAMMEVHSPRALAFAALETSNVNLLRRTLDQLLTGYRHYSDWEWRWFEPVVTYENARLPQALFVAAYRLHHTEGIEVAHATLRWLIGHTFGDGHFRPIGNHGWFFKGGVPARWDQQPVDAGAMVEACTTAYLLSQEPFYREKALLAYEWYLGKNDHMLQVYEPETGFCHDALTPHGLNLNGGAESVLSYMLAHLTLQKNGLLPL; encoded by the coding sequence ATGCGGTTTGACTATCTGTACACCTTGCTCGGTCCGCTGGGGGTGTGGCAGCATGCAAACCTGCGCACTCCCGCCCCCGAGCATGGTTACTCGATAGACGACCAGGCGCGTGCGCTGATTGTGGCGACTCTGGCGAAAGAGCAGATGCCCGCCGCCCTTCATGGTGCCCTGTGCGATCGGTGCATGCGTTACATCCGCAGCGCTTTCTTGCCGAACGGAAGAGTGCGCAACTTCCGTTCGGCGCAGGGCCAATGGCTGGAACCGGTCGGCAGCGATGATGCGCTGGGACGCACGCTATGGAGCCTCTATCTCTGGGCGAGGCATCACCCGTCAGACCTGGGCGCTCGCCACATGATACGGCGCATGGAGCGTGCGATGATGGAGGTACACTCGCCGCGTGCGCTGGCATTCGCCGCTCTGGAGACCAGCAATGTCAACCTGTTGCGCCGCACGCTGGATCAACTGCTAACGGGATATCGCCATTATAGCGACTGGGAGTGGCGGTGGTTCGAGCCGGTGGTGACCTATGAGAACGCGCGCCTGCCTCAAGCACTGTTCGTCGCAGCGTACCGCCTGCACCATACAGAAGGCATTGAGGTCGCACATGCCACACTGCGCTGGCTCATCGGTCACACCTTTGGAGACGGGCATTTCCGCCCTATTGGCAACCATGGCTGGTTCTTCAAAGGGGGAGTGCCCGCCCGCTGGGACCAGCAACCGGTAGACGCAGGCGCGATGGTAGAAGCCTGTACCACCGCTTACCTGCTCTCACAGGAACCGTTCTATCGCGAAAAGGCGCTACTGGCTTACGAATGGTACCTGGGCAAGAACGACCACATGCTCCAGGTGTACGAACCCGAAACTGGCTTCTGTCACGACGCCCTGACGCCACATGGGCTGAATCTGAACGGCGGCGCGGAGTCTGTTCTTTCCTACATGCTGGCGCATCTCACCCTGCAGAAAAACGGGCTTCTGCCACTATAA
- the citC gene encoding isocitrate dehydrogenase, NAD-dependent produces MLTVTLIPGDGIGPEVVEAAVRVVEATGVPVQWERFEAGTEVMNKYGTPLPDEVFNSVLRNRVALKGPITTPIGTGYSSPNVMLRKRLNLFANVRPARNLPGVRTRYEGVDLVVIRENSEDLYSGLEHLVVPGVVESLKIITERASLRIARFAFEYAVKHGRKKVTAVHKANIMKLSDGLFLECCRRVARDYPQIEYEELIVDNTCMQLVTRPERFDVMVMENLYGDIISDLCAGLVGGLGLTPSANVGEEGIVVYEAVHGSAPDIAGRNLANPIALIFCAAMMLEDQGEREAAERVRQGVYRVLSEGKVLTRDLGGTATTTEITDAIIAAMTD; encoded by the coding sequence ATGCTTACGGTCACGCTCATCCCTGGAGATGGTATCGGTCCTGAAGTGGTGGAGGCGGCGGTGCGCGTCGTGGAGGCGACCGGCGTGCCGGTGCAGTGGGAGCGGTTTGAAGCAGGCACCGAAGTGATGAACAAGTACGGCACACCCTTGCCTGATGAAGTGTTCAACTCCGTATTGAGAAATCGTGTTGCACTCAAAGGTCCTATTACGACCCCTATCGGCACAGGATATAGCAGCCCCAATGTGATGCTCCGCAAGCGGTTGAACCTCTTTGCCAACGTGCGTCCTGCCAGGAACCTGCCGGGCGTGCGTACGCGCTACGAAGGTGTAGACCTGGTGGTGATTCGCGAAAACAGCGAGGACCTTTACTCCGGTCTGGAGCACCTTGTGGTGCCCGGGGTGGTGGAAAGCTTAAAGATTATCACCGAGCGTGCCAGCCTGCGTATCGCCCGGTTCGCTTTTGAATATGCGGTGAAGCATGGGCGCAAGAAAGTGACGGCGGTGCACAAAGCGAATATTATGAAACTGAGTGACGGGCTGTTTCTGGAATGTTGTCGGCGGGTGGCACGAGACTATCCGCAGATAGAATATGAGGAGCTGATTGTGGACAACACGTGCATGCAGCTGGTGACGCGCCCGGAACGCTTTGACGTGATGGTGATGGAAAACCTGTACGGCGACATCATTTCCGACCTGTGTGCTGGGCTGGTAGGAGGTTTGGGGCTAACGCCCAGCGCGAACGTTGGTGAAGAGGGCATTGTCGTCTACGAGGCGGTACACGGCTCTGCCCCCGACATCGCCGGGCGCAACCTTGCCAACCCCATTGCACTCATCTTCTGCGCTGCGATGATGCTGGAGGACCAGGGTGAGCGAGAAGCGGCGGAGCGGGTGCGTCAGGGCGTGTATCGCGTGCTGAGCGAAGGCAAAGTGCTCACCCGCGACCTGGGCGGCACCGCTACCACTACCGAAATCACCGACGCGATTATCGCCGCGATGACCGACTAA
- a CDS encoding glycosyl transferase family 1, which translates to MSRLTQGRTVAFVSTYPPVQCGIATFTRDLANAVELYGWTPLVIAIDKGEVDYADQRVVWRIRKEHVGDYEQAAQFLNRLQPTAVSLQHEYGLFAGEMGEEVLRFVRALRVPLLVTLHTVDPQPRDIMKRILRELVTHAQGVMVMSHTAIRLLKQVYHVPTHHVRMIPHGAPEVPFTSTDIAKNRLGLQGRKVISTFGLISRGKGIEDVIVAMQDVAPRHPDALYLVLGQTHPNVRAYEGESYRESLMALVEQLGLQNHVRFVNSYLTQETLLRYLAATDIYITPYPNPGQISSGTLTYALACGCAVVSTPYLYAQELLADGRGELVPFRSPKAIAETLHKLLSDEGYREQLRYRAYHYSRHMTWSAVGAQFSQWLNRIALAYYATNVYYTGYYLPSAFAPEANITQTNTARERATDAV; encoded by the coding sequence ATGAGCCGTTTAACGCAAGGACGTACCGTCGCGTTCGTGAGCACCTATCCACCTGTTCAATGCGGCATCGCCACTTTCACCAGAGATCTAGCAAACGCAGTAGAACTGTATGGATGGACGCCGCTGGTTATCGCCATCGACAAGGGCGAGGTGGATTATGCCGACCAGCGGGTGGTATGGCGTATCCGCAAGGAGCATGTGGGGGATTATGAACAGGCTGCACAGTTCCTGAACCGACTACAGCCGACCGCGGTCAGCCTGCAGCACGAATACGGTCTGTTTGCCGGGGAGATGGGTGAAGAGGTACTGCGCTTCGTGCGCGCGCTGAGGGTGCCTCTGCTGGTTACCCTGCACACGGTAGACCCGCAACCGCGCGACATTATGAAGCGCATCCTGCGGGAACTCGTGACGCACGCGCAGGGCGTGATGGTGATGTCACACACGGCGATACGGTTGCTCAAGCAGGTGTATCATGTGCCCACCCATCATGTGCGCATGATTCCGCATGGCGCACCAGAGGTGCCTTTCACCAGCACCGACATCGCTAAGAACAGGCTGGGACTGCAGGGCAGAAAGGTGATATCTACCTTCGGGCTGATTAGTCGGGGGAAGGGTATTGAGGATGTTATCGTTGCCATGCAGGACGTTGCACCGCGACACCCGGACGCGCTATACCTTGTGCTTGGTCAAACCCACCCCAACGTGCGGGCTTACGAGGGCGAGAGCTATCGCGAGTCGCTGATGGCGCTGGTAGAGCAGCTGGGGTTGCAGAATCACGTGCGCTTTGTCAACAGCTACCTGACGCAGGAGACGCTGTTGCGTTATCTCGCCGCGACCGATATATACATCACACCCTACCCCAATCCGGGGCAGATTTCCAGCGGCACACTGACTTACGCGCTGGCGTGCGGATGCGCGGTGGTATCCACACCCTATCTATACGCGCAGGAACTGCTTGCGGACGGTAGGGGAGAGCTGGTGCCGTTCCGCAGCCCGAAGGCCATCGCCGAGACGCTCCACAAACTGCTCAGCGACGAAGGCTACCGCGAACAATTGCGCTATCGGGCATACCATTACAGCCGGCACATGACATGGTCGGCGGTTGGGGCACAGTTTAGCCAGTGGCTCAACCGGATAGCGCTGGCATACTACGCGACGAATGTATACTACACAGGGTACTACCTGCCATCAGCGTTCGCGCCGGAGGCGAATATCACGCAGACCAACACCGCACGGGAGCGGGCAACCGATGCGGTTTGA
- a CDS encoding BMP family ABC transporter substrate-binding protein, whose translation MRPVHLLLLLSALVLLSACAKKPSAPTSGEAPAEGKKKLRAAMVTDIAGIGDRSFNESAWRGLQRAQKELGAEVRYLESAKLPDYEQNLRLLAQQKYDVVIAVGFAMEDALQKVAPQFPNVIFAIVDGNAPDLPNCVSLKFREHEGSFLVGALAGAMTQTGTVGFVGGMEIPLIKKFEAGYRAGVMTTNPKAKVLVGYTGNWTDTAKGKELALSQFERGADIVYHASGQCGLGVIEAAKERGKGHFAIGVDSDQDYIAPGFVLTSMIKSVDNAVFEVCKSVAEGTFQPGTRDLGIKENGVGLSPMRYTKHLVPQEVLDKIETLRQMIADGKLKVPQSEEELKSFQPPSLP comes from the coding sequence GTGAGACCTGTTCATCTCTTGCTTCTGCTAAGTGCGCTCGTGCTGTTGAGCGCGTGCGCAAAGAAGCCATCCGCCCCCACGTCGGGGGAGGCTCCGGCGGAAGGGAAGAAAAAGCTCCGTGCGGCGATGGTCACAGACATCGCGGGCATCGGGGACCGTTCGTTTAACGAGTCGGCGTGGCGCGGTTTGCAACGTGCGCAAAAGGAGCTGGGCGCAGAGGTGCGCTACCTCGAATCCGCCAAGCTGCCCGACTACGAACAGAACCTGCGCCTGCTGGCGCAACAGAAGTACGACGTGGTCATCGCTGTTGGCTTCGCGATGGAGGACGCGCTCCAGAAGGTCGCTCCGCAATTCCCGAACGTCATTTTCGCCATCGTGGACGGCAACGCGCCTGACCTGCCCAACTGCGTGTCGCTCAAGTTCCGTGAGCACGAAGGTTCCTTCCTGGTGGGTGCACTGGCGGGCGCAATGACCCAAACGGGCACGGTGGGCTTTGTGGGGGGCATGGAGATACCGCTCATTAAAAAGTTCGAGGCAGGCTATCGCGCCGGCGTGATGACCACCAACCCCAAAGCGAAGGTGCTCGTCGGATATACCGGTAACTGGACGGACACCGCCAAAGGCAAGGAACTCGCCCTGTCGCAGTTTGAACGCGGAGCCGACATCGTGTACCACGCCTCCGGGCAGTGCGGGCTGGGCGTCATTGAGGCAGCCAAAGAACGAGGAAAAGGGCACTTCGCCATCGGTGTGGACTCGGACCAGGACTATATCGCCCCCGGCTTCGTGCTGACCAGCATGATCAAAAGCGTGGACAACGCGGTGTTCGAGGTGTGCAAGTCGGTGGCGGAAGGCACGTTCCAGCCGGGCACGCGCGACCTGGGCATCAAGGAAAACGGCGTCGGTCTCAGCCCGATGCGGTACACCAAGCACCTGGTGCCCCAAGAGGTGCTGGACAAAATAGAGACCCTGCGCCAGATGATAGCAGATGGCAAGCTGAAAGTGCCCCAGAGCGAGGAGGAGCTGAAGAGTTTTCAGCCTCCGTCGTTGCCGTAA
- a CDS encoding L-threonine 3-dehydrogenase gives MRAIVKTRPEPGGEVIDIADLSTVPPGHVLVKPHAWSICGTDVHIWHWDHWAAHRIHPPRILGHEFAGEVVAVGEGVKERKVGDYVASESHIVCGVCYQCRHGQAHVCRNTRILGVDTDGVWAELVVLPEANARPTPAQIPVEVAAIQDPLGNAVHAALAGPLEGLTVAVMGCGPLGLFCVGIARACHASTVFAVEKHPYRLQLAEQMGADVLLDPAKDDVEKAVMAQTGGEGVDVVLEMSGAPAAIRTSFRIARPGGRVTLMGIPSDPIEIDLAEDVIFKGLEVQGIVGRRLYQTWEQMQDLLTSGRLDVRPVITHTMGFSEVSRAMELIDTGKCAKVILRPD, from the coding sequence ATGCGTGCGATTGTCAAGACTCGCCCCGAACCCGGCGGCGAGGTGATAGATATTGCCGACCTATCTACTGTCCCCCCTGGACATGTGCTCGTTAAACCTCATGCATGGTCTATCTGCGGCACCGATGTGCATATCTGGCACTGGGATCACTGGGCAGCACACCGTATCCACCCGCCACGTATTCTCGGGCATGAATTCGCCGGTGAAGTGGTTGCCGTTGGCGAGGGCGTGAAGGAGCGCAAAGTGGGCGATTATGTTGCCAGCGAGTCACACATCGTGTGCGGCGTGTGTTACCAGTGTCGGCATGGGCAGGCACACGTGTGCCGCAATACACGCATTCTGGGTGTGGATACCGATGGCGTGTGGGCGGAACTGGTGGTTCTTCCTGAGGCAAACGCCCGTCCTACCCCCGCACAAATTCCGGTGGAGGTGGCGGCGATTCAGGATCCGCTGGGCAATGCGGTGCACGCTGCGCTGGCAGGACCTTTAGAGGGGCTCACGGTGGCGGTGATGGGCTGTGGACCTCTGGGGTTATTTTGTGTGGGCATTGCCAGAGCCTGTCACGCCAGCACCGTCTTCGCGGTGGAAAAGCACCCTTATCGCCTGCAGCTGGCGGAGCAGATGGGCGCAGATGTGTTGCTGGACCCCGCCAAAGACGACGTGGAGAAAGCGGTGATGGCGCAGACGGGTGGTGAGGGTGTGGACGTGGTGCTGGAGATGTCGGGTGCTCCCGCTGCGATCAGGACGAGTTTCCGCATTGCTCGTCCGGGCGGAAGGGTCACCCTAATGGGCATCCCCAGCGACCCGATAGAAATAGACCTTGCTGAAGATGTCATCTTTAAGGGGCTGGAGGTTCAGGGCATCGTCGGGCGACGGCTGTACCAGACATGGGAGCAGATGCAGGATCTGCTGACATCGGGCAGGCTGGATGTACGCCCGGTAATTACCCACACGATGGGCTTCTCAGAAGTGAGCAGGGCTATGGAGCTGATCGATACCGGCAAGTGTGCCAAAGTAATCCTTCGCCCGGATTAG
- a CDS encoding polyhydroxyalkanoate depolymerase produces the protein MVIESPKQPPEWEQALQTLAAQRARVMVLGARDVGKTTFTALLANRQLAHGIRVAVVDADVGQSEIGPPTTIGMGLVEVPIPTLHAVVPRAIYFVGSNTPRGRMLETVSGVRAMVARAQEAGAESIIVDTTGFVSGAAARRLKCAKVETVRPQFVVAIQRKDELEHILRPIERRNLKIIRLPVPESVVIKSPEMRQQRRVMRFFRYFQDARTHTFALADIACEGTWFHTGTPLEWNEIHFLQETLRSRVFWAERTAEHLFVITDKVVDERALVIVEETFRVAHVTTAGVHRFVKLLLGLLNAEGDCLAIGILERIDFVNRTITVRTPLRDASGVTILRFGGLNVRPDGKEIGVVKPGEI, from the coding sequence ATGGTGATCGAGTCGCCAAAACAGCCCCCTGAGTGGGAACAGGCACTGCAGACTCTGGCAGCACAGCGGGCGCGCGTGATGGTGCTGGGCGCACGGGATGTGGGAAAGACCACTTTCACCGCGCTGCTGGCGAACCGCCAGCTCGCTCATGGCATCCGTGTGGCGGTGGTAGATGCTGACGTCGGGCAGTCGGAGATTGGTCCCCCGACCACTATCGGCATGGGACTGGTGGAGGTGCCGATACCTACGTTGCACGCCGTGGTGCCCCGCGCTATCTACTTTGTCGGCTCCAATACTCCACGGGGACGGATGCTGGAGACAGTGAGCGGCGTGCGCGCGATGGTAGCCAGAGCTCAGGAAGCGGGAGCAGAGTCGATTATTGTGGACACCACCGGTTTCGTCAGTGGGGCAGCGGCGCGTCGCCTGAAGTGTGCTAAAGTAGAAACAGTGCGCCCCCAGTTTGTGGTTGCTATCCAGCGCAAGGACGAGCTGGAGCACATCCTGCGTCCGATAGAGCGCCGCAATCTGAAGATTATCCGTCTGCCCGTGCCGGAGAGCGTAGTTATCAAGTCACCCGAAATGCGTCAGCAGCGGCGGGTGATGCGTTTTTTCCGGTACTTTCAGGACGCTCGAACGCACACATTCGCCCTCGCCGACATTGCCTGCGAGGGCACATGGTTCCATACGGGCACACCGCTGGAATGGAACGAGATCCACTTCCTGCAGGAGACCCTGCGTTCGCGCGTGTTCTGGGCAGAACGCACCGCCGAGCACCTGTTCGTGATTACCGACAAAGTGGTAGACGAACGCGCACTGGTCATCGTGGAGGAAACCTTTCGGGTGGCGCACGTCACCACAGCGGGGGTGCACCGCTTTGTCAAGCTGTTGCTGGGGTTGCTGAACGCAGAGGGTGATTGTCTGGCGATAGGTATTCTGGAGCGGATCGACTTTGTGAACCGCACCATCACCGTCCGTACCCCTTTGCGAGATGCCTCCGGTGTGACCATTCTGCGCTTTGGTGGTTTGAACGTACGCCCTGATGGGAAGGAGATCGGCGTGGTGAAGCCGGGGGAGATTTAG